One genomic region from Vanacampus margaritifer isolate UIUO_Vmar chromosome 2, RoL_Vmar_1.0, whole genome shotgun sequence encodes:
- the brd4 gene encoding bromodomain-containing protein 4 isoform X1 gives MDYKMHAKSNDLLDFQKLDALLEKIAHSVSVKRESSEECNGISGALSVESVPGPRLNWCTANTAPPALAPAPAAGPEPMPNPVRMGDGLDAAQMSGSSSSSSSGSGSQGQPQTVGNPLPPEYINLDRPKRQTNQLQYLLKVVVKGLWKHQFAWPFHSPVDSVKLNLPDYYKIIKHPMDMGTIKKRLENSYYWNAQECIQDFNKMFTNCYMYNKPSDDIVLMAKALEKAFLQKVADMPQEEIEIAVMTGKGRGRGRRDAGLNLKPGAIIDPSSTTPQTRGLSNLSAAPQTRGPAQGPPSLPPQPLMQTLPSHVPPTLPGHAAQLGAPYSMGQLDCTLQVPMMTSVPPPVQTSLPPVSIQSTAPMLQNPITMTKQRKSQKRKADTTTPTANDQLSESSPAESKSGKTLPRRESTRPTKLIKKEAADSQHQVAMGMGMSGSSSGHSPVPQDQLGYCLSLVREMLSKKHTMYAWPFYKPVDVAALGLHDYHDIIKHPMDLSTIKAKLENRQYRDPQEFAADVRLMFSNCYKYNPPDHEVVAMARKLQDVFEMRFAKMPDEPESKPLASVPAPPLHHPAPVKPQPPIAHVASSSDSSSDSSSESESSTDDSEEERAQRLADLQEQLKAVHEQLAALSQPQASKPKRKEKEKKEKKKDKHKKKVGMPSLVDEIQDAAPVSQLSKRNKTSTNNNKELPKKKSSKKETTKNSQPPNLPPVLGLEDNLAGSSASSEKCKPMTYEEKRQLSLDINKLPGDKLGRVVHIIQSREPSLKNSNPDEIEIDFETLKPSTLRELERYVSTCLRKKKKGGAEKSMESVVSAKKTGSSSDSSGSSSDSETEAPGMIKPQKKKAQSVKEGKKTHSHVQGAPAHPALHPQVAAFQPQMKQNQAPPVDYMPPPVTALESSQMLENSFESLPAFGQPLMHLSHHTGNSSSPAPPQLSANTAGPVSPETHPFLNQHPILPSPALHSSMPQQPSRPSHKAAPLHPKLPQQQPTLQQQPTLQQQQQPTLQQHPPQHQPPLQPQSAPPPHQLPPQILHPPQPMHPRPLSPPTLTPQGLLSSQPPQMLLEDDEESASSVPLNQVQLYLQQFQQARQPQQSLQSLQAQARQQQQQQQAGQSSLLQSVQGQPQLSSQATLPTPQLPLQAQAQAAPPHQAPSQQMSLHASRHLPHSQPQQPQQQPQQQPQQQPQQQPQQHLSYQQVSTLIGQPQGPSHKVAVPSNKAQQILQPPEELSPRPPPKPDLFIAGHMRDNPSPLMMHSPQLPQYPPVTHQSPPHNMQPKKQRVPGNQGVLKEEKLPPSPVMRGEPFNPAMRSEHHKHSDSKPSQPGLGQQNVKSMDSSRPVIRSSEASGPPPSLQDKEKFKQESKAPTAPKKDVKLKNMGSWASLAQKSTSTPMSAVKSSSDSFEQFRRAAREKEEREKALKAQAEQAEKDRMRREQDKLRQVLKHKGRDDDEVLETTSRRVHEEPRRRLEQQQQHIQVPPQQPEPQPAVIRTPPQQQPPAPPPQPPTPPQPAAVHSPLDQQRELARRREQERRRREAMAATIDMNFQSDLMAIFEENIF, from the exons AGAGTCCAGCGAGGAGTGCAATGGGATCAGTGGTGCTCTGTCAGTGGAGTCTGTGCCGGGGCCAAGATTGAACTGGTGCACTGCCAACACCGCTCCCCCTGCCCTCGCTCCAGCCCCTGCAGCGGGGCCCGAGCCCATGCCCAACCCTGTCAGAATGGGGGACGGCCTGGATGCAGCGCAGATGtcgggcagcagcagcagcagcagcagtggcAGCGGCAGCCAGGGGCAGCCCCAGACAGTTGGCAACCCCCTGCCCCCGGAATACATCAATCTTGACAGGCCCAAGCGCCAGACCAATCAGCTGCAGTACCTGCTCAAGGTGGTGGTGAAGGGCCTGTGGAAGCACCAGTTCGCCTGGCCCTTCCATTCACCAGTGGATTCAGTCAAACTCAATCTGCCC GActactacaaaataataaaacatcctATGGACATGGGAACAATCAAGAAAAGGCTTGAAAACAGCTACTACTGGAATGCCCAAGAATGTATCCAAGACTTCAACAAGATGTTTACCAACTGCTACATGTACAATAAG CCTTCAGATGACATCGTCTTAATGGCTAAAGCGCTAGAGAAGGCTTTCCTCCAAAAGGTCGCCGACATGCCTCAGGAAGAAATTGAGATTGCGGTCATGACAGGGAAGGGTCGAGGCCGAGGTCGGAGAGATGCTG GTCTCAACTTGAAGCCAGGAGCTATAATCGACCCTTCGTCCACAACTCCTCAAACTCGAGGTCTGTCAAACCTCTCGGCAGCACCTCAGACCAGAGGACCGGCGCAGGGCCCGCCTTCACTACCTCCTCAGCCTTTAATGCAGACCCTCCCGTCCCACGTTCCCCCGACGTTACCAGGCCACGCGGCACAGCTTGGAGCCCCGTACTCTATGGGCCAATTGGATTGCACTCTTCAAGTTCCCATGATGACCTCTGTGCCTCCCCCTGTTCAGACCTCCCTTCCCCCAGTGTCCATCCAGAGCACTGCCCCCATGCTGCAAAACCCTATCACCATGACCAAA CAGAGAAAGAGccagaaaagaaaagcagaCACTACAACACCCACGGCTAACGACCAGCTCAGCGAGTCTTCCCCAGCCGAGTCCAAGTCGGGGAAAACTCTACCCAGGCGGGAGAGCACCCGCCCCACTAAACTGATCAAGAAAGAGGCTGCAGACTCGCAGCATCAAGTAGCGATGGGCATGGGAATGAGCGGGTCCAGTAGTGGCCATAGCCCCGTCCCGCAAGATCAACTGGGATACTGTTTAAGTCTGGTCAGGGAGATGTTGTCCAAGAAACACACAATGTATGCCTGGCCCTTCTACAAACCCGTCGATGTGGCTGCACTTGGGCTACACGATTATCACGACATCATCAAGCATCCCATGGACCTAAGCACCATTAAG GCCAAGCTGGAGAACAGGCAATACCGGGATCCCCAGGAATTTGCTGCCGATGTGCGGTTAATGTTTTCCAACTGCTACAAATATAATCCGCCTGACCACGAGGTAGTGGCTATGGCACGCAAGCTGCAG GATGTGTTTGAGATGCGTTTTGCCAAGATGCCAGATGAGCCAGAGTCCAAGCCTCTTGCCTCCGTCCCAGCTCCCCCGCTCCACCACCCTGCCCCGGTTAAACCCCAGCCTCCGATAGCCCACGTCGCCTCCTCCTCTGACAGCTCCAGTGACTCCTCCTCCGAGTCCGAGTCTTCGACGGACGACTCCGAGGAGGAGCGAGCTCAGAGGTTGGCAGACCTCCAAGAACAG CTGAAGGCTGTCCACGAGCAGCTGGCTGCCCTTTCCCAGCCTCAAGCCAGCAAAccaaagagaaaagagaaggaaaagaaggagaagaagaaagacaAACACAAGAAGAAAGTTGGCATGCCCAGCCTTGTTGACGAGATCCAGGATGCTGCACCTGTTTCCCAGCTGTCCAAAAGGAACAAGACCAGTacaaacaacaataaagaaCTTCCCAAGAAGAAATCCAG CAAAAAGGAGACGACGAAAAACAGCCAGCCCCCCAACCTTCCGCCTGTTCTCGGTCTGGAAGACAACCTGGCGGGTTCATCGGCTTCGTCGGAGAAGTGCAAGCCCATGACGTATGAAGAGAAGAGGCAACTAAGTCTGGACATCAATAAGCTTCCCGGTGACAAACTGGGCCGCGTAGTCCACATCATCCAGTCGAGAGAGCCCTCGCTCAAGAATTCCAACCCCGACGAGATCGAGATTGACTTTGAAACGCTCAAGCCTTCCACGCTGCGAGAGCTGGAGCGATACGTGTCTACGTGCCTTCGCAAGAAAAAGAAGGGTGGAG CTGAGAAGTCTATGGAGTCTGTGGTTTCCGCCAAGAAGACTGGATCCTCTTCCGACAGCAGTGGCTCCAGTTCTGATAGCGAAACCGAGGCTCCGG GGATGATAAAGCCGCAAAAGAAGAAGGCCCAATCTGTGAAGGAGGGAAAGAAGACACATTCGCACGTACAGGGTGCCCCCGCTCATCCTGCGCTTCATCCGCAAGTGGCAGCTTTTCAGCCTCAGATGAAGCAGAATCAGGCCCCTCCTGTGGACTATATGCCTCCCCCTGTAACCGCCCTGGAGTCTTCCCAGATGCTAGAGAACAGCTTTGAGTCTTTGCCGGCGTTCGGCCAGCCCCTCATGCATCTTTCCCACCATACGGGAAACTCTTCGTCGCCCGCGCCGCCTCAGCTCAGCGCCAACACCGCTGGGCCGGTGTCCCCCGAGACGCACCCCTTCCTCAACCAACATCCAATTCTCCCCTCTCCAG CCTTGCACAGTTCCATGCCTCAGCAGCCATCTCGACCGAGCCACAAGGCGGCGCCTCTTCATCCCAAACTTCCCCAGCAGCAGCCAACTTTACAGCAACAGCCGActttgcagcagcagcagcagcccacGTTGCAGCAACATCCGCCGCAGCATCAGCCGCCTCTCCAGCCCCAGTCCGCACCTCCGCCGCATCAGCTGCCCCCGCAGATCCTTCACCCTCCTCAACCCATGCACCCGAGGCCGCTGTCCCCGCCGACGCTCACGCCCCAGGGCTTGCTGTCTTCCCAGCCTCCCCAGATGCTGCTGGAGGACGACGAAGAGTCGGCCTCCTCGGTGCCCCTCAACCAAGTGCAATTGTACCTGCAGCAGTTCCAACAAGCCCGTCAGCCCCAGCAGTCCTTGCAGTCGCTCCAGGCGCAGGCTCgtcagcagcaacagcagcagcaagcgGGACAGTCGTCCCTGCTCCAGTCAGTCCAGGGCCAACCTCAACTCTCCTCCCAAGCCACGCTGCCCACTCCCCAGCTTCCTCTTCAGGCGCAGGCGCAGGCAGCCCCGCCACATCAAGCCCCGTCCCAACAGATGTCCCTCCACGCCAGCCGCCACCTGCCGCACAGTCAGCCGCAGCAACCGCAGCAGCAACCGCAGCAGCAACCGCAGCAGCAACCCCAGCAGCAACCGCAGCAGCACCTGAGCTACCAGCAGGTCTCCACGCTCATCGGTCAGCCTCAGGGGCCTTCCCACAAGGTGGCCGTGCCCAGCAACAAAGCACAGCAGATCCTCCAGCCCCCGGAGGAGCTGTCCCCTCGTCCGCCGCCCAAGCCGGACCTTTTCATCGCAG GTCACATGAGGGATAACCCATCCCCTCTCATGATGCATTCCCCGCAACTTCCTCAGTACCCTCCCGTCACTCACCAGTCTCCGCCTCACAATATGCAGCCCAAAAAG CAAAGGGTGCCTGGCAATCAAGGAGTGCTGAAAGAGGAGAAACTTCCTCCGTCACCAGTGATGAGAGGAGAGCCTTTCAACCCCGCCATGAGGTCGGAACATCACAAGCATTCCGACAGCAAGCCCTCTCAGCCAGGCCTCGGCCAACAGA ATGTGAAGTCCATGGACAGCTCTCGGCCCGTCATCCGCTCCTCTGAGGCCAGCGGACCGCCGCCTTCCCTGCAAGACAAGGAGAAGTTCAAGCAGGAGTCCAAGGCACCCACTGCACCCAAAAAG GATGTGAAACTGAAGAACATGGGCTCGTGGGCCAGCCTGGCCCAGAAGTCCACGTCGACGCCGATGTCCGCCGTCAAGTCGTCCAGCGACAGCTTCGAGCAGTTCCGCCGGGCCGCCCGCGAGAAGGAGGAGCGGGAGAAGGCCCTGAAGGCGCAAGCCGAGCAGGCGGAAAAGGACCGCATGCGGCGAGAGCAGGACAAACTTCGGCAAGTACTGAAGCACAA AGGTCGGGACGACGACGAGGTCCTGGAGACGACGAGCAGGAGGGTGCACGAGGAACCGCGCCGGCGtctggagcagcagcagcagcacatcCAAGTGCCCCCACAGCAGCCCGAACCTCAGCCAGCTGTGATCCGAACGCCCCCGCAGCAGCAGCCGCCGGCCCCGCCCCCGCAGCCCCCCACGCCGCCTCAGCCCGCCGCTGTGCACAGCCCGCTCGACCAGCAGAGGGAGCTGGCGCGCAGACGAGAACAAGAGAGGCGGCGGCGGGAAGCG ATGGCAGCAACGATTGACATGAATTTCCAAAGTGACTTAATGGCGATCTTTGAGGAGAACATCTTCTGA